A window of the Ostrea edulis chromosome 1, xbOstEdul1.1, whole genome shotgun sequence genome harbors these coding sequences:
- the LOC125662400 gene encoding protein unc-93 homolog A-like, with protein MATGTSSIEVCREKLLMASLKAPSQQHINANLLVSLPDFDKSRRRSTIHSYTLSNYHTLPQDPDTLQTVREMSQGKALKNVIVLGLAFMFIFTAFVSLQGLQSSLHIKDGVGVFSLSSIYVGTIISCFFAPWIIQRFTTKWTMVITFVFFTGYFAGNFHPEHYMLIPLGALLGLLAGPLFGAQATSITTIALAYAEHSHMPDQDHVINKFMGIFCGLYRTSNIWGNLITTLVIHKNNSEMEGILHNHSNRSCGSRYCLKDDIMDDLSEDLLVTIDSNTKIMLLSIYMGCGVMGIVTLISLFDQHKRRKKTHPCNDDELTSSEIFLSTLKMFRDSKCQLLILIVVFVGLEQGFMFSDFTQAYIACTLGVSQIGPVMMCFGAVSSTSCILIGVCASRHIKRFAFITAGATFNIGLLIVLWLWKPTQDDIPNFFVVAGCLGLCDAIWQTQTYTLFGVLFIDKQEAAFSCYRMLYATGCAIAFGYSYFLCVQTKVIVLAGVLVLALVMYCVIEMKVQLQSQHIRDIVAL; from the exons ATGGCGACGGGGACATCAAGCATTGAGGTATGCCGGGAAAAGCTGCTAATGGCGTCTTTGAAGGCTCCTTCTCAACAGCACATTAACGCCAACCTCTTGGTGTCTCTACCGGACTTTGACAAAAGCCGACGGAGAAGTACCATACATTCCTATACACTTTCCAATTATCACACTCTTCCCCAAGACCCCGATACCCTCCAAACGGTACGGGAGATGAGCCAGGGAAAAGCACTCAAGAACGTTATAGTTTTAGGATTAGCGTTCATGTTTATTTTTACAGCATTTGTTTCCTTGCAAGGTCTTCAAAGTTCTCTCCATATCAAAGACGGTGTCGGTGTGTTTTCACTCTCTAGTATATACGTAGGAACCATAATTTCCTGTTTCTTCGCCCCGTGGATTATACAACGCTTCACCACAAAATGGACTATGGTAATAACTTTCGTGTTCTTTACGGGTTATTTTGCCGGAAATTTCCATCCCGAACATTATATGCTCATTCCCCTAGGCGCTCTCCTGGGTCTGCTGGCGGGTCCACTGTTCGGAGCTCAAGCTACCTCTATCACAACTATAGCATTGGCCTATGCTGAACATTCTCATATGCCAGACCAAGATCACGTCATAAATAAATTCATGGGTATTTTTTGCGGACTTTATCGAACCAGCAATATATGGGGAAATCTTATTACAACACTCGTCATCCACAAAAATAATTCAGAAATGGAGGGTATCCTCCATAATCATTCCAACCGATCTTGTGGTTCAAGATACTGTCTCAAAGATGACATCATGGACGATCTATCTGAGGACCTGCTCGTAACGATAGACAGCAACACAAAGATCATGCTGTTGAGCATTTACATGGGCTGTGGGGTAATGGGTATCGTCACACTCATCTCGCTGTTTGACCAGCATAAACGGAGAAAGAAAACCCATCCTTGTAATGACGATGAATTGACGTCATCAGAGATATTCTTATCCACATTAAAAATGTTCAGGGATTCCAAATGCCAGCTGCTAATTCTTATTGTGGTGTTTGTTGGCTTGGAGCAGGGATTCATGTTCAGCGATTTCACCCAG GCCTACATAGCCTGCACTTTGGGCGTGTCCCAGATCGGGCCGGTCATGATGTGCTTTGGCGCCGTGAGCTCCACCAGCTGTATCCTGATCGGAGTCTGCGCCAGTCGCCATATCAAGAGGTTCGCCTTCATTACGGCTGGTGCCACCTTTAATATCGGTCTCCTGATTGTCCTGTGGCTATGGAAACCAACGCAGGATGACATACCAAACTTCTTTGTTGTGGCTGGATGTCTTGGCCTCTGTGACGCCATTTGGCAGACTCAAACCTACA CACTCTTTGGTGTTCTTTTCATCGACAAACAGGAAGCTGCCTTTTCCTGTTACCGGATGCTGTACGCCACGGGATGCGCAATAGCTTTTGGATACAGTTACTTCCTCTGCGTTCAAACCAAGGTTATCGTACTAGCGGGTGTATTGGTGTTAGCGCTGGTCATGTATTGTGTGATTGAGATGAAGGTACAGCTACAGAGTCAACACATCAGGGACATTGTGGCTCTCTGA